The Symphalangus syndactylus isolate Jambi chromosome 23, NHGRI_mSymSyn1-v2.1_pri, whole genome shotgun sequence genome has a window encoding:
- the SLC29A1 gene encoding equilibrative nucleoside transporter 1 isoform X3 — translation MKPEGLSPDTPCATFFILDPHPGARGQGPLPEPELGAPPRDCPGLLCSDPSAGQSGHLQAPEGGSCQPGKTENTIAMTTSHQPQDRYKAVWLIFFMLGLGTLLPWNFFITATQYFTNRLDMSQNVSLVTAELSKDTQASAAPAAPLPERNSLSAIFNNVMTLCAMLPLLLFTYLNSFLHQRIPQSVRILGSLVAILLVFLITAILVKVQLDALPFFVITMIKIVLINSFGAILQGSLFGLAGLLPASYTAPIMSGQGLAGFFASVAMVCAIASGSELSESAFSYFITACAVIILTIICYLGLPRLEFYRYYQQLKLEGPGEQETKLDLISKGEEPRAGKEESGVSVSNSQPTNESHSIKAILKNISVLAFSVCFIFTITIGMFPAVTVEVKPSIAGSSTWERYFIPVSCFLTFNIFDWLGRSLTAVFMWPGKDSRWLPSLVLARLVFVPLLLLCNIKPRRYLTVVFEHDAWFIFFMAAFAFSNGYLASLCMCFGPKKVKPAEAETAGAIMAFFLCLGLALGAIFSFLFRAIV, via the exons ATGAAGCCTGAGGGACTCTCTCCTGATACGCCCTGTGCCACCTTTTTCATTCTGGATCCGCACCCAGGAGCCCGTGGACAAGGCCCTCTGCCTGAGCCTGAACTAGGAGCACCTCCTAGGGACTGCCCAGGCTTGCTGTGCTCTGACCCTTCTGCTGGCCAGTCTGGGCACCTG CAGGCCCCTGAGGGAGGGAGCTGTCAGCCAGGGAAAACCGAGAACACCATCGCCATGACAACCAGTCACCAGCCTCAGGACAG ATACAAAGCTGTCTGGCTTATCTTCTTCATGCTGGGTCTGGGAACGCTGCTCCCGTGGAATTTTTTCATAACGGCCACTCAG TATTTCACAAACCGCCTGGACATGTCCCAGAATGTGTCCTTGGTCACTGCTGAACTGAGCAAGGACACCCAGGCGTCAGCCGCCCCTGCAGCACCCTTGCCTGAGCGGAACTCTCTCAGTGCCATCTTCAACAATGTCATGACCCTATGTGCCATGCTGCCCCTGCTGTTATTCACCTACCTCAACTCCTTCCTGCATCAGAG GATCCCCCAGTCCGTACGGATCCTGGGCAGCCTGGTGGCCATTCTGCTGGTGTTTCTGATCACTGCCATCCTGGTGAAGGTGCAGCTGGATGCTCTGCCCTTCTTTGTCATCACCATGATCAAGATCGTGCTCATTAATT CGTTTGGTGCCATCCTGCAGGGCAGCCTGTTTGGTCTGGCTGGACTTCTGCCTGCCAGCTACACAGCCCCCATCATGAGTGGCCAGGGCCTAGCAGGCTTCTTTGCCTCTGTGGCCATGGTCTGCGCTATTGCCA GTGGCTCGGAGCTATCAGAAAGTGCCTTCAGCTACTTTATCACAGCCTGTGCTGTTATCATTTTGACCATCATCTGTTACCTGGGCCTGCCCCGCCTG GAATTCTACCGCTACTACCAGCAGCTCAAGCTTGAAGGACCCGGGGAGCAGGAGACCAAGTTGGACCTCATTAGCAAAG GAGAGGAGCCAAGAGCAGGCAAAGAGGAGTCCGGAGTTTCAGTCTCCAACTCTCAGCCCACCAACGAAAGCCACTCTATCAAAGCCATCCTGAAAAAT ATCTCAGTCCTGGCCTTCTCTGTCTGCTTCATCTTCACTATCACCATTGGGATGTTTCCAGCCGTGACGGTTGAGGTCAAGCCCAGCATCGCAGGCAGCAGCACCTGGG AACGTTACTTCATTCCTGTGTCCTGTTTCTTGACTTTCAATATCTTTGACTGGTTGGGCCGGAGCCTCACAGCTGTATTCATGTGG CCTGGGAAGGACAGCCGCTGGCTGCCAAGCCTGGTGCTGGCCCGGCTGGTGTTtgtgccgctgctgctgctgtgcaACATCAAGCCCCGCCGCTACCTGACTGTGGTCTTCGAGCACGATGCCTGGTTCATCTTCTTCATGGCCGCCTTTGCCTTCTCCAACGGCTACCTCGCTAGCCTCTGCATGTGCTTCGGGCCCAA GAAAGTGAAGCCGGCTGAGGCAGAGACCGCAGGAGCCATCATGGCCTTCTTCCTGTGTCTGGGTCTGGCACTGGGGGCTATTTTCTCCTTCCTGTTCCGGGCAATTGTGTGA
- the SLC29A1 gene encoding equilibrative nucleoside transporter 1 isoform X4, with product MKPEGLSPDTPCATFFILDPHPGARGQGPLPEPELGAPPRDCPGLLCSDPSAGQSGHLAPEGGSCQPGKTENTIAMTTSHQPQDRYKAVWLIFFMLGLGTLLPWNFFITATQYFTNRLDMSQNVSLVTAELSKDTQASAAPAAPLPERNSLSAIFNNVMTLCAMLPLLLFTYLNSFLHQRIPQSVRILGSLVAILLVFLITAILVKVQLDALPFFVITMIKIVLINSFGAILQGSLFGLAGLLPASYTAPIMSGQGLAGFFASVAMVCAIASGSELSESAFSYFITACAVIILTIICYLGLPRLEFYRYYQQLKLEGPGEQETKLDLISKGEEPRAGKEESGVSVSNSQPTNESHSIKAILKNISVLAFSVCFIFTITIGMFPAVTVEVKPSIAGSSTWERYFIPVSCFLTFNIFDWLGRSLTAVFMWPGKDSRWLPSLVLARLVFVPLLLLCNIKPRRYLTVVFEHDAWFIFFMAAFAFSNGYLASLCMCFGPKKVKPAEAETAGAIMAFFLCLGLALGAIFSFLFRAIV from the exons ATGAAGCCTGAGGGACTCTCTCCTGATACGCCCTGTGCCACCTTTTTCATTCTGGATCCGCACCCAGGAGCCCGTGGACAAGGCCCTCTGCCTGAGCCTGAACTAGGAGCACCTCCTAGGGACTGCCCAGGCTTGCTGTGCTCTGACCCTTCTGCTGGCCAGTCTGGGCACCTG GCCCCTGAGGGAGGGAGCTGTCAGCCAGGGAAAACCGAGAACACCATCGCCATGACAACCAGTCACCAGCCTCAGGACAG ATACAAAGCTGTCTGGCTTATCTTCTTCATGCTGGGTCTGGGAACGCTGCTCCCGTGGAATTTTTTCATAACGGCCACTCAG TATTTCACAAACCGCCTGGACATGTCCCAGAATGTGTCCTTGGTCACTGCTGAACTGAGCAAGGACACCCAGGCGTCAGCCGCCCCTGCAGCACCCTTGCCTGAGCGGAACTCTCTCAGTGCCATCTTCAACAATGTCATGACCCTATGTGCCATGCTGCCCCTGCTGTTATTCACCTACCTCAACTCCTTCCTGCATCAGAG GATCCCCCAGTCCGTACGGATCCTGGGCAGCCTGGTGGCCATTCTGCTGGTGTTTCTGATCACTGCCATCCTGGTGAAGGTGCAGCTGGATGCTCTGCCCTTCTTTGTCATCACCATGATCAAGATCGTGCTCATTAATT CGTTTGGTGCCATCCTGCAGGGCAGCCTGTTTGGTCTGGCTGGACTTCTGCCTGCCAGCTACACAGCCCCCATCATGAGTGGCCAGGGCCTAGCAGGCTTCTTTGCCTCTGTGGCCATGGTCTGCGCTATTGCCA GTGGCTCGGAGCTATCAGAAAGTGCCTTCAGCTACTTTATCACAGCCTGTGCTGTTATCATTTTGACCATCATCTGTTACCTGGGCCTGCCCCGCCTG GAATTCTACCGCTACTACCAGCAGCTCAAGCTTGAAGGACCCGGGGAGCAGGAGACCAAGTTGGACCTCATTAGCAAAG GAGAGGAGCCAAGAGCAGGCAAAGAGGAGTCCGGAGTTTCAGTCTCCAACTCTCAGCCCACCAACGAAAGCCACTCTATCAAAGCCATCCTGAAAAAT ATCTCAGTCCTGGCCTTCTCTGTCTGCTTCATCTTCACTATCACCATTGGGATGTTTCCAGCCGTGACGGTTGAGGTCAAGCCCAGCATCGCAGGCAGCAGCACCTGGG AACGTTACTTCATTCCTGTGTCCTGTTTCTTGACTTTCAATATCTTTGACTGGTTGGGCCGGAGCCTCACAGCTGTATTCATGTGG CCTGGGAAGGACAGCCGCTGGCTGCCAAGCCTGGTGCTGGCCCGGCTGGTGTTtgtgccgctgctgctgctgtgcaACATCAAGCCCCGCCGCTACCTGACTGTGGTCTTCGAGCACGATGCCTGGTTCATCTTCTTCATGGCCGCCTTTGCCTTCTCCAACGGCTACCTCGCTAGCCTCTGCATGTGCTTCGGGCCCAA GAAAGTGAAGCCGGCTGAGGCAGAGACCGCAGGAGCCATCATGGCCTTCTTCCTGTGTCTGGGTCTGGCACTGGGGGCTATTTTCTCCTTCCTGTTCCGGGCAATTGTGTGA
- the SLC29A1 gene encoding equilibrative nucleoside transporter 1 isoform X9: protein MTTSHQPQDRYKAVWLIFFMLGLGTLLPWNFFITATQYFTNRLDMSQNVSLVTAELSKDTQASAAPAAPLPERNSLSAIFNNVMTLCAMLPLLLFTYLNSFLHQRIPQSVRILGSLVAILLVFLITAILVKVQLDALPFFVITMIKIVLINSFGAILQGSLFGLAGLLPASYTAPIMSGQGLAGFFASVAMVCAIASGSELSESAFSYFITACAVIILTIICYLGLPRLEFYRYYQQLKLEGPGEQETKLDLISKGEEPRAGKEESGVSVSNSQPTNESHSIKAILKNISVLAFSVCFIFTITIGMFPAVTVEVKPSIAGSSTWERYFIPVSCFLTFNIFDWLGRSLTAVFMWPGKDSRWLPSLVLARLVFVPLLLLCNIKPRRYLTVVFEHDAWFIFFMAAFAFSNGYLASLCMCFGPKKVKPAEAETAGAIMAFFLCLGLALGAIFSFLFRAIV, encoded by the exons ATGACAACCAGTCACCAGCCTCAGGACAG ATACAAAGCTGTCTGGCTTATCTTCTTCATGCTGGGTCTGGGAACGCTGCTCCCGTGGAATTTTTTCATAACGGCCACTCAG TATTTCACAAACCGCCTGGACATGTCCCAGAATGTGTCCTTGGTCACTGCTGAACTGAGCAAGGACACCCAGGCGTCAGCCGCCCCTGCAGCACCCTTGCCTGAGCGGAACTCTCTCAGTGCCATCTTCAACAATGTCATGACCCTATGTGCCATGCTGCCCCTGCTGTTATTCACCTACCTCAACTCCTTCCTGCATCAGAG GATCCCCCAGTCCGTACGGATCCTGGGCAGCCTGGTGGCCATTCTGCTGGTGTTTCTGATCACTGCCATCCTGGTGAAGGTGCAGCTGGATGCTCTGCCCTTCTTTGTCATCACCATGATCAAGATCGTGCTCATTAATT CGTTTGGTGCCATCCTGCAGGGCAGCCTGTTTGGTCTGGCTGGACTTCTGCCTGCCAGCTACACAGCCCCCATCATGAGTGGCCAGGGCCTAGCAGGCTTCTTTGCCTCTGTGGCCATGGTCTGCGCTATTGCCA GTGGCTCGGAGCTATCAGAAAGTGCCTTCAGCTACTTTATCACAGCCTGTGCTGTTATCATTTTGACCATCATCTGTTACCTGGGCCTGCCCCGCCTG GAATTCTACCGCTACTACCAGCAGCTCAAGCTTGAAGGACCCGGGGAGCAGGAGACCAAGTTGGACCTCATTAGCAAAG GAGAGGAGCCAAGAGCAGGCAAAGAGGAGTCCGGAGTTTCAGTCTCCAACTCTCAGCCCACCAACGAAAGCCACTCTATCAAAGCCATCCTGAAAAAT ATCTCAGTCCTGGCCTTCTCTGTCTGCTTCATCTTCACTATCACCATTGGGATGTTTCCAGCCGTGACGGTTGAGGTCAAGCCCAGCATCGCAGGCAGCAGCACCTGGG AACGTTACTTCATTCCTGTGTCCTGTTTCTTGACTTTCAATATCTTTGACTGGTTGGGCCGGAGCCTCACAGCTGTATTCATGTGG CCTGGGAAGGACAGCCGCTGGCTGCCAAGCCTGGTGCTGGCCCGGCTGGTGTTtgtgccgctgctgctgctgtgcaACATCAAGCCCCGCCGCTACCTGACTGTGGTCTTCGAGCACGATGCCTGGTTCATCTTCTTCATGGCCGCCTTTGCCTTCTCCAACGGCTACCTCGCTAGCCTCTGCATGTGCTTCGGGCCCAA GAAAGTGAAGCCGGCTGAGGCAGAGACCGCAGGAGCCATCATGGCCTTCTTCCTGTGTCTGGGTCTGGCACTGGGGGCTATTTTCTCCTTCCTGTTCCGGGCAATTGTGTGA